From the genome of Sporomusa sphaeroides DSM 2875:
TGATATTTTGTGTTTGTGTCGCAAGGCTTTCCCTCTGGATCAAGCCGCAAACTATCCATTTCATAAACGGTCATGCATACACAGGGATTGGCCTTGATATTGCCTATTTTCTGACCTTTCGGCAGACCGTGAACATAAATGGAACCGTTATAATACAGGTAGTGAACAGGGATAACATAAGGTGTCCCGTCATCATTAAGAGTAGCAAGACTCCCCATTGCTGTTCGAACCAGTAGTTCCTTGATTGCGACCTCTGTCAGCATATGCGTTTTCATTCTGTATTGCATAATTTCCTCCTCTAATTGTTTACTTTGGTATGCATTATACGTTATAATTGCTTCTGTCAAAAGTGTCAATTATTTATATATTAATGGGTACAATTTAGAGGTGAATAGATGCTACTGCTAGATAAAAACACAGATACGCCATTATATATGCAAATTTATAATCAATTTAAAAATAGAATAGTATCTGGCGAGTTGGGTGAAGGAAGTGTACTTCCACCAATAAGAATACTGGCAAAAACACTGCTGGTTGCAAGAAACACTGTTGAAAGTGCCTATCAGCAGCTTTGCTCAGAAGGATATGTAGAGGCCAGGATGGGCAGTGGTTATAAAGTACAGAAGGTAGAGGTGAAAAATGGTATTAAGCCGTATTTAAACCGTACTGATTTTAAACAAACGACTTCTCAGGAACAGGCGCATAGACAAGAGGCAGCTCATATAGAACGGTACAATTTTCAGTATGGCAGACTGGATTTTTCAAACTTTCCGCTCCGTATATGGCGCAAATTACTGAATCAGGTATTATTGTCCGATGATATTGTCCGTATAACTGCTTATAACGAGAAAAAGGGAGATTGGGAGCTTAGGATACAAATTATGAACTATCTTGCTGAATCAAGAGGTGTGGTTTGCAAACCAGAACAAATCATTCTTTGCTCTGGGGCTATGTCAGCCTTGCGCTTAGTTTGTCAATTACTAATGCAAGATATAAAAACTGCCGCTGTGGAAGAACCCTGCTACGATAGTGCCAGAGAAATTTTAATAAATCATAACTATCAGGTTGTTCCTATTGGGCTACAGAGCGATGGCCTTCATCTGGATCAATTACAAAACTCCAACGCCAAAATGCTCTACACCACTCCTTCACATCAGTTTCCGACCGGTATTGTAATGCCTATCAATAAAAGACTCCAGCTGTTAGAATGGGCCTATACCAATCATACTTACATTATTGAAGACGATTATGACAGCGAGCTGCGCTATAATAGCAGACCCATTCCTTCTATCCATTCACTTGATAAAAAAAACCGTGTTATTTATATAAACAGTTTTTCCAAGGCACTTGCTCCCGGCTTACGAATGGGGTTTGTTGTTGTACCGGAAGTATTGCTGGATAAATACCATGCCAATTTTGCAAATTACCATTGTTCTATTCCTTGGCTTGAGCAGAAGGTAATGTATTATTTTATCCAGCAAGGACACTGGAACAGACTTCTTAATAAAATATCTGTATCCAATAAAAGAAAACATGATACACTCATCAATACCATTAGCGAACAACTGGGCGAGCATGTAAAAATATATGGAAAAAACGCCGGTTTGCATATTCTGTTGGAAGTCAATAATGGAATGTCAGAAAAGGAACTAATCGAATCAGCCCAAAAAGCGGATGTGAAAGTTTACCCGGTATCTGATTATTGGATGAACGTACAAAACTACTCGAATAATATGGTTCTGATCGGGTATAGCAGTCTATCAGAGGAAGAAATCGTTTTGGGTATCAAACAACTGTCTTTAGCTTGGTTGTAGGCTGCTCCCTCTATTTATGAATTTTATTTTTTTGAACCCGCAAGGAACAACATAAGCGAAGTTTACATAAATATAGCTATGCCGCCGGCTATTAACCTGCGACATAGCTATATCCCTAATGGCGATCCCGTAGGATTCGAACCTGCTATCTTTTGATTCGTAGTCGCGCAAAGGCTCCATATTACGCTTCAAAACGCCACGGATATGGAAAGTCGTCATATTTCGTCACAGACCGTTACAGAACTTTTCAGCGACAATGCTGTACGTTAGTCCGATAAATAAAATCATAAATTCTACCAAGATACCCGCCATACCTTTTTTGGCGGGTCTTATTTTTTGACCTAAACGCCTAGTATACCATTCAGCACTTGTTCTATCTCATTCTTTATTTTAAATTCCTCCCTGCTGCCATTTGTCGCAAGCCGTAAAAGACGTAGTTCATGTTTATCTAAAATACTATTTTTCAATGCATCTCTCTCCAATTGCGCCGGGTTGTTTTCATGAAAGGCAAAGCCATCAACTTCGATTATCAACACCGGCTTCCTATTCAGCTTGTAATAAACTACAAAATCTACAGAAGCATTATGATTTACATAGCGTACTTCTTCCGGCGTTAGCTTATCGTCATTTTTAAGTAGGTTCCGCAACAATACTTGCATGGTAAACTCAAAACAATTATATTTGTCTTCGCTAATAATGTCGTCCAGCAATTGCCACATTATGTTTTCCGATTGATACTTTGAAATATTGGGCAAACGCTTTTTGAATGCCATCAATTTACATGAATACTCCTTGTACAGTAAATCGAATACAGAAACCACTTCACTCTCAATTAGATGTTCATCTAATGTATGGTATTCGATGTAGCGAATCAGATCACTTACTTCTTTTCCCGCTTTTTCAAAAAACGAGTGATCGGTTACCAATACAAACTGATCTTGTGCTCTTGAAACAGCAACGTTTATTTTACAAGGATCATCCACAAAAGCAAGTCCCTTCTTACCGGGAAAAGTATTATCCAGAACTGTCGACATAATCATAAGTTTCTTCTCTCTGCCTTGATATTTATGTACGGTATCGCATTCCATACCATTATCATAAGCCTTTCCCGCCCTGTCCGCCTGGTTTCTGTAAGGCGTGGTAAAACCAATCTCAGTAATATCTTTTGTAACAATATGAGGATTTTGTAAAACTTCTTCGATAACATCCAGTTCCCGTTGATTATATTTCCCCCGGCTTTCTCCTTTTGTCACTTCCCTCATATGGTTTCCCTTAACGGTACGATAGAAAATAAATGGAGTGTCATTTGTATCTTCCCGAGTAAATGGAATCAATGTACCACGGTAATATTTCTGGTTACAAAACCCAATGATTTTAGGGTGACACCGGTAATGCTCTTTGAGAATAACTCTGGGCAGCTCCGGGTAGAGAGCAAGCATGGAAGAAAGAATATTGTGCTGAAAATAGTCATAAATATTTTCCACATTCGCTGTTTGTATTTTGTCCTTTATCTTCTCATCCACGATATGCGGTAATTGTTTTGTATCGCCTACAATAATTGCACGTTTACAGCAAGACAAGGCTAGGGCCCCTGACAGCAGATCAACCTGTGATGATTCATCAATAATTAGATAATCAAATAGATAGTTATCAGGTACGCAATTACGTAAAGAGTGCGTAGTACTGAGTACAACCGGAAACCGTTCAATGAATTTATCGAAATGCCCCTTATAAGAAGTACCCGTAAATTGTTCCACTTTTTTATCATGATAGCGACCATATAATTTCTGTTTGAATAAGCTTGTCGAATATTCCTTGTGCTGAGCCAGCAACTGCTCAAACTCCGCATTAGCCAATTCTTGCTCTAAGGCCTTCTTGCGCTGCTCAAGACCTGCTATTTTTAAATTGTAATACTCTTTTTGTAAGTTTAAAATAATAGCGATTTCATTCTCTTTTAGCTTCTTAAAATCAGTAAAGCCATATTTTATCAGCAATTTTAATTTGTATGTAAGCTTATGGGATTTGTGTTCTTCCGTTGCAAAATAATGATCGGATAAAAAAGATATAACCCGTTCCGGCGTTTTACGATAAAACAACAATCGTTTAATTTCTTCAATATCTTGATTGTCATAGTATCGATTGAAATGTTGTCTTTCCATATAATAAGCCGCTAATTCTTGTTGAACTTTTGCCTGCTCATTATTTAAATTCAACAAATAATTGATTCTGCCATTCAAACTACTAATCTTCTCAAGTAATACACTTTCCTCAATCTCGCTTTTCCAATCGGTTACATCATACAGGGGCAGCTTCTCAAAGAAAGCCTTCCGATTTTTCTTATTGCCGAGAAAAGCCAGCAAAAAACCATATTGCTCTTTTTCCAGCTTATCTTTAACGTTTTGTACAGCTGCGTTATTGCCAGACACCACCGCCACCGACTTGCCCTGCATAATGGCAAGATTCGCAATGATATTTAAGATGCTTTGCGTTTTTCCTGTCCCAGGGGGACCTTCAATGACTGAAACATTCGCTCGTAAGGCGTTTTCCAACGCTTGCTTTTGGCTCAAATTAAAACTGAAAGGAAAGATTACATCATTAGTATCCTGATTCAAACACTGTAAAGGCTCCTTAGTTATATAACAGCCTAATACACTTTCAAGATTTATACAGGTTAAACGATCATACTCCCTCTTCAAGAAAGCTTCTTCATCATCGTCGCTTTTAGTGTACGGAGCAATTTCCTTCCAATAGTTTAAGATATCTTGTGCAACATTATGATTTAAACTGTTATCATCTACCCGTATAGCGTCTGAATTATATACTTCACTTTTCTGTTTATCAAATATTATTTTTACTTTTCCATTAAACTGTAATATTTGGTTTACGCCGGTTAAAAGAATGTTGTTGTAATATATCACTTGATCTATGACATCAATTACTGTTGGGTTTTCTTCAATCACTACGTTTTGGCGGCTATATGGAAACGACTTTAAGCTTTTAAACATGACATTCACTTTTGTACCATGACGGGTATACGATAAAACATTTGAAGTTTCATCTTGTCCTCTAATCAAGATTAAATATTTAGTTTCATCCATGTGCTTATGTCCTTTAGTCCAAGTATTTTTATAACTTGACGGGCAGAAGGAGTAAGTGTTACCTATCAACTATCATATAAATTAGAGTGCAAAGCTAAAAACATTTCCTGTATCTTTTTCTGCCATCTCTGTTTATATCTCAAGTAAATTGAGAATTTTATCCAGTACTACAGTCCATCATTCCGAATTGCAAAATTACCTGAGCGCTCTTCAGGTCCCTGCCGCCTGAACCACCTCAAATAATTGCTTGTTGAGATAAATTCTCTCCTTGCCAATTTTCTGCGATACAAGGAAACCAGCTTCTTCTAGCGCCGACAAATAACCGGCCGCTGTCTTGCGCGAGACACCAAGACCTGTTTCTATGTAAGCCGTTTTAGTATAAAACTCATAGAATAACATCTCCACCAGTTCTTTGGAATAAACCCGTGGTAGCGTATTTTTTATGTCTTCTGTGGTCTTGTCCACCACTGCATTAATTCTTTTCACCAACAATAATGTCTCTTCGGCGGTTTGCTCAATGCCATCCAGGATAAAGAGAACCCATTCCTCCCAAGCTTCTTTCGTTCGCACTTCCTGTAGCAGCCGATAATAGGCGCTTTTGTTGCGTATGATGTATTTACTAAGATATAAAATCGGACTGTCTAACAATTCTTTAAGAACCAGGTATAAAACGTTTATAATTCTCCCGGTGCGTCCATTCCCATCATAAAAAGGGTGGATCGATTCAAACTGGTAATGAATGACTGCCAGTTTGATCAGCGGGTCAATCGCATCATAATCATCATTGATATATCTTTCCAGGTTTGACATAAGTGCAAGAATTTCTTGTTCACTACTGGGTGGTGTATAAATCACTTCACCCGTTGTCTGGTTTTGCAAAATCGTTCCCGGTAACTTTCTGATACCGGCCCGGTTTTTCTCAATGTCTTGTTGGATTTCAACAACCATATTTGTGGTCATCATCTTATTTGCTTTGACGAGTTCATACCCTTTCCAGAGAGCCGTCCGGTAGTTTACAACTTCCTTGGCCGCAGGGTTATGATAATTTGCTTGGGACATAGCCTTGAACAATTCATCGTGAGTGGTTATGATGTTTTCTATTTCGGAACTATCCTTCGCCTCATTGATGGTCACTGCATTGAGCAAAATGTTCTTATTGGGCATCGTGTCGGCAAAGCCTTTTAGCTCCGCCAGTGCTCTGTGGGATCTGACCAACTGTTTTAATACTTTCTTAGTCTCAAGGTCAATATCAGGCGGTAAACATTTCAACGTGCTATCTTGCATCGTATCGCCCCCTTTTATTCCATTATATGGGTAATACCTTCCCATATCAATATAACGTGAGTAGAAAATAAAAAAAATTACCCACGTTTTTAAAACATGGGTAAGCGTTACCTATATACATTGTATTTTTGGACTCCCATCATTTCTTTGTTGCAAATCCGCACGATATATGGAGTAACGTATCATCGAGTACTGCAGTAAATATCTATTTTGTATGTCCTTCAATATAATTGATCAACTGGTATGGTATGAACCGTATTGCCTTTTGCGGACACCATGAATGGCTGGTACAATAAAACCAGGAGGTGTCCATAATGAAAGGAAAACGATTTGATTCAGAATTTAAGAAAGATATTGTAAAACTATATATAAATGGAGAGCGCACCTGCCCCAGCTTAGCTGAAGAGTTAGGCCTGCATGAAAATACAATTTATAAATGGATTCAGCAGTATAAAGAAAATCCAGAGCAAGCTTTCCCCGGCTCTGGGAACCTTAAGCCCGATGCTGACGAGCTGCGGAAAGCACAACGTAAAATCAAAGAATTAGAAAATGAGGTAGCCATTTTAAAGCAAGCGGCGGTATACTTCGCAAAGAACAGCAAGTAATCTATCAATTCATTTA
Proteins encoded in this window:
- a CDS encoding pyridoxamine 5'-phosphate oxidase family protein codes for the protein MQYRMKTHMLTEVAIKELLVRTAMGSLATLNDDGTPYVIPVHYLYYNGSIYVHGLPKGQKIGNIKANPCVCMTVYEMDSLRLDPEGKPCDTNTKYQSVILSGKASLVEDIEHKREVLIEIVKKYTPQLAQKALPENMVNGTAVIQIQILDITGKYYE
- a CDS encoding PLP-dependent aminotransferase family protein encodes the protein MLLLDKNTDTPLYMQIYNQFKNRIVSGELGEGSVLPPIRILAKTLLVARNTVESAYQQLCSEGYVEARMGSGYKVQKVEVKNGIKPYLNRTDFKQTTSQEQAHRQEAAHIERYNFQYGRLDFSNFPLRIWRKLLNQVLLSDDIVRITAYNEKKGDWELRIQIMNYLAESRGVVCKPEQIILCSGAMSALRLVCQLLMQDIKTAAVEEPCYDSAREILINHNYQVVPIGLQSDGLHLDQLQNSNAKMLYTTPSHQFPTGIVMPINKRLQLLEWAYTNHTYIIEDDYDSELRYNSRPIPSIHSLDKKNRVIYINSFSKALAPGLRMGFVVVPEVLLDKYHANFANYHCSIPWLEQKVMYYFIQQGHWNRLLNKISVSNKRKHDTLINTISEQLGEHVKIYGKNAGLHILLEVNNGMSEKELIESAQKADVKVYPVSDYWMNVQNYSNNMVLIGYSSLSEEEIVLGIKQLSLAWL
- a CDS encoding AAA domain-containing protein, whose protein sequence is MDETKYLILIRGQDETSNVLSYTRHGTKVNVMFKSLKSFPYSRQNVVIEENPTVIDVIDQVIYYNNILLTGVNQILQFNGKVKIIFDKQKSEVYNSDAIRVDDNSLNHNVAQDILNYWKEIAPYTKSDDDEEAFLKREYDRLTCINLESVLGCYITKEPLQCLNQDTNDVIFPFSFNLSQKQALENALRANVSVIEGPPGTGKTQSILNIIANLAIMQGKSVAVVSGNNAAVQNVKDKLEKEQYGFLLAFLGNKKNRKAFFEKLPLYDVTDWKSEIEESVLLEKISSLNGRINYLLNLNNEQAKVQQELAAYYMERQHFNRYYDNQDIEEIKRLLFYRKTPERVISFLSDHYFATEEHKSHKLTYKLKLLIKYGFTDFKKLKENEIAIILNLQKEYYNLKIAGLEQRKKALEQELANAEFEQLLAQHKEYSTSLFKQKLYGRYHDKKVEQFTGTSYKGHFDKFIERFPVVLSTTHSLRNCVPDNYLFDYLIIDESSQVDLLSGALALSCCKRAIIVGDTKQLPHIVDEKIKDKIQTANVENIYDYFQHNILSSMLALYPELPRVILKEHYRCHPKIIGFCNQKYYRGTLIPFTREDTNDTPFIFYRTVKGNHMREVTKGESRGKYNQRELDVIEEVLQNPHIVTKDITEIGFTTPYRNQADRAGKAYDNGMECDTVHKYQGREKKLMIMSTVLDNTFPGKKGLAFVDDPCKINVAVSRAQDQFVLVTDHSFFEKAGKEVSDLIRYIEYHTLDEHLIESEVVSVFDLLYKEYSCKLMAFKKRLPNISKYQSENIMWQLLDDIISEDKYNCFEFTMQVLLRNLLKNDDKLTPEEVRYVNHNASVDFVVYYKLNRKPVLIIEVDGFAFHENNPAQLERDALKNSILDKHELRLLRLATNGSREEFKIKNEIEQVLNGILGV
- a CDS encoding Fic family protein, with product MQDSTLKCLPPDIDLETKKVLKQLVRSHRALAELKGFADTMPNKNILLNAVTINEAKDSSEIENIITTHDELFKAMSQANYHNPAAKEVVNYRTALWKGYELVKANKMMTTNMVVEIQQDIEKNRAGIRKLPGTILQNQTTGEVIYTPPSSEQEILALMSNLERYINDDYDAIDPLIKLAVIHYQFESIHPFYDGNGRTGRIINVLYLVLKELLDSPILYLSKYIIRNKSAYYRLLQEVRTKEAWEEWVLFILDGIEQTAEETLLLVKRINAVVDKTTEDIKNTLPRVYSKELVEMLFYEFYTKTAYIETGLGVSRKTAAGYLSALEEAGFLVSQKIGKERIYLNKQLFEVVQAAGT
- a CDS encoding transposase, which translates into the protein MKGKRFDSEFKKDIVKLYINGERTCPSLAEELGLHENTIYKWIQQYKENPEQAFPGSGNLKPDADELRKAQRKIKELENEVAILKQAAVYFAKNSK